TCGAAGCCGGTCCCCGACCAGTGCCCGGCCGCGGCCAGCTTGTTCCCCGCCTTGCGTGATGCGTCGTCAGGAGCCAGGGACAGCACCTGCTCCACCGTCCAGCGCGCCACCGATTCCGTGGCGGGCAAGGGTTCTCCCCCGTGAGATAGCAGCATGGGAACGACGGTAGGGGCCACCACTGACAGTCCGCTCCGACCTGCGCGTTCGCTGCTCGGCGACTGATGTGACTTTACCTTCCCTTTGTGTTTTCCTGCGGTCTCCGCGCCCGGAACGGATCCGGGCCGCGGACCGATCCAGGGGGGATCCCAGATGAAGCGCACCACCCGCACGACCGGCACCGGCGGCCGCCTTCGCACGGCCGCGTGCGCCCTCGCGGTCACCGGCCTCGTGTTCGGCCTCGGGGCCTGTTCGGCCGAGTCGGTGGACGAGGCGGCCGCCAAGGCGGTCGACAAGGCCGTGGACGAGACGTACGACGTCACCTACGAGGTGACCGGCACGAGCGTCGACGAGATCGCGTTCCACGGCGGGGGCGGCGACGCGATGGACCCGAAGCTGGAGACCGTCACCTCGCCCGCCCTGCCGTGGAAGAAGACCGTGACGCTGCGCGGCATCATGCCGCCCGCCGTGATGCCGATGGCGGTCGAGGCCGACGGCGCCGACGTCACCTGCACCATCACGTACCAGGGCAAGGTCATCAAGGAGGCCGAGGGCGAGGGCATGCTCACGGCGGGCGGCTGCGTCGCCGTCTCGCCGATCGTGGGCTGACCCAGGCCGCGCAGGGGTCCTGACCACAGGTCAGGACCCCTGAAAGCCCAGCTCGGGGCCGATTGTCAGTGGCATGGTGCACGGTGGGAACCACATCAGGTCGACCGATCAGTCGACGATCTGGAGGGGGATCCATGACCGTGCCCGAAACCACCACCGCAGTCGGCCAGGCGTCCGGCGCCCAGGCGCTGCGCCCGCACGCCGAGGACGCGTTCGCCGACGAGCTGAAGGCGCTCGCCGCCGCAGACGACCGCCCCAGGCCCGCCCGCTGGCGCCTCTCGCCCTGGGCCGTCGCCACCTATCTCCAGGGCGGGACACTGCATGACGGAACGGTGATCACACCGAAGTACGTGGGCCCGCGCCGGCTGATCGAAGTGGCCGTGACCACCCTGGCCACCGACCGCGCGCTGCTCCTGCTCGGCGTCCCCGGCACCGCCAAGACGTGGGTCTCCGAACACCTCGCCGCCGCCGTCAGCGGTGACTCCACCCTCCTCGTGCAGGGCACCGCCGGCACCCCGGAGGAAGCCGTCCGCTACGGGTGGAACTACGCCCAGCTGCTGGCCCACGGCCCCAGCCGCGACGCGCTGGTGCCCAGCCCGCTCATGCGGGCCATGTCGGAGGGCATGACCGCCCGGGTCGAGGAGCTGACCCGCATCCCCGCCGATGTGCAGGACTCGCTCATCACGATCCTGTCCGAGAAGACCCTCCCCATCCCCGAGCTGGGGCAGGAGGTCCAGGCCGTCCGCGGCTTCAACGTGATCGCCACGGCCAACGACCGCGACCGGGGCGTCAACGAGCTCTCCAGCGCGCTGCGCCGCCGGTTCAACACCGTCGTCCTGCCACTGCCCGCGACGCCCGACGCCGAGGTCGACATCGTCTCCCGGCGCGTCGACCAGATCGGACGCTCGCTGGACCTGCCTGCCGCGCCGGAGGGGCTCTCCGAGATCCGGCGTGTGGTGACGGTCTTCCGCGAGCTGCGCGACGGCGTCACCACCGACGGGCGCACCAAGCTCAAGTCGCCCTCGGGCACGCTCTCCACGGCCGAGGCGATCTCCGTCGTCACCAACGGACTCGCCCTCGCCGCCCACTTCGGCGACGGCATCCTGCGCCCGGGCGATGTCGCCGCGGGCATCCTCGGCGCGGTCGTCCGGGACCCGGCCGCGGACCGCGTGGTCTGGCAGGAGTACCTGGAGACCGTGGTGCGCGAGCGGGACGGCTGGAAGGACTTCTACCGCGCCTGCCGCGAGGTCTCCGTATGAGCGACCAGACC
This DNA window, taken from Streptomyces griseus subsp. griseus, encodes the following:
- a CDS encoding MmpS family transport accessory protein, encoding MKRTTRTTGTGGRLRTAACALAVTGLVFGLGACSAESVDEAAAKAVDKAVDETYDVTYEVTGTSVDEIAFHGGGGDAMDPKLETVTSPALPWKKTVTLRGIMPPAVMPMAVEADGADVTCTITYQGKVIKEAEGEGMLTAGGCVAVSPIVG
- a CDS encoding ATP-binding protein, producing MTVPETTTAVGQASGAQALRPHAEDAFADELKALAAADDRPRPARWRLSPWAVATYLQGGTLHDGTVITPKYVGPRRLIEVAVTTLATDRALLLLGVPGTAKTWVSEHLAAAVSGDSTLLVQGTAGTPEEAVRYGWNYAQLLAHGPSRDALVPSPLMRAMSEGMTARVEELTRIPADVQDSLITILSEKTLPIPELGQEVQAVRGFNVIATANDRDRGVNELSSALRRRFNTVVLPLPATPDAEVDIVSRRVDQIGRSLDLPAAPEGLSEIRRVVTVFRELRDGVTTDGRTKLKSPSGTLSTAEAISVVTNGLALAAHFGDGILRPGDVAAGILGAVVRDPAADRVVWQEYLETVVRERDGWKDFYRACREVSV